TTCACGCACATGGTGAACGTGTCCATCCTGGTCATGGCGCAGGCGCGCAGCCTCGGCATCGACGGCACGCTGCTCCGCGAGTTCGGCCTGGCCGCCCTCATGCACGACATCGGGAAGGTCCGCACGCCGCTCGAGATCCTCCAGAAGCCGGATCGGCTCACGGACACCGAGTTCTCGATCATGCGCATGCACGTGGTGGACGGCGCCGAGATCCTCCGACGCACCCCCGAGATCCCCGCGCTGGCGCCGGTGGTGGCCTTCGAACATCACCTGCGCATCGACGGGTCCGGCTACCCCATGGGAGTGAAGCGCGCCGCGCTGAACCTCGGCACGATGCTCTGCAGCATCGCCGACGTCTACGACGCCATGCGATCGCAGCGCGCCTATCAGAGCGCCCACGCCACGGATCGCATCCTCGCGGTGCTCCAGAAGAGCGACGGCCTGCACTTCGACCAGCACCTGGTCCGGCGCTTCTCGCAGCTCATGGGCCTGTACCCGGCGGGCAACATGGTCCGGCTCGACACGGGCCAGGTGGGCGTGGTCATCCGGACCTTCGCGCCCGATCCGCGGCGCCCGCGCGTCCGCGTCATCATCGACGCCGCCGGGGCCCGGCTCGCGCGGCCGTTCGACGTCAACCTGTGGGACGTCGACAGCGAGACGAGCGGGCCGACGTCGATCGTGGCCCCGGTCGATCCGAAGGACTTCGGGATCGATCCCCTGACCTACCTGTGACCGGCGCGCCTCGGCCCGTCCGCCCGACGGCCTGGACCGTGTGGTCGACGGCGGCGGTCCTGGCACTCGCCGCGGGCTGGCCGCCGACCGCCGGGACCCAGGCCGCGCGGCCCACGCTGCTCGTGCTGGTCGTCGTGGATCAGATGCGCGCCGACTACCTGACGCGCTACGGCGGCCGGTGGACCGGCGGGCTCCGCCGCCTCCTGGACGGCGGTGCCGTCCAGGAACAGACCTTCTATCCGTACCTCAACACCGTGACGTGCGCGGGGCATGCGACGCTCGCCACCGGAAGCTGGCCGAGGACCCACGGCGCCATCATGAACCAGTGGTACGACCGCAAGGCCCGCGCGGTGCGGTCGTGCACGGCCGACCCGTCGGTCCGGACGATCGCCTACGGCACCGAGCGGGTGTCGCGCGGTCACAGCGCCGCGGCCCTCCAGGTGCCCACGCTGGCGGAGCGGCTGCGCCGGCGCTGGCTGGGCTCGCGGGCGGTGACCCTGTCCGTCAAGGCGCGCTCCGCCATCATGATGGCCGGCAAGGGCGCGACGGCCGTCACCTGGCACGACGCCGCCGGCTGGCAGACCTCCACCGCGTTCGGCCGGCCGCGCCGCGAGACCGCGGCCGCGTTGGCGCGCCTGCCGGTGGATCCCCGGCACCTGGCGCCGTGGGAGCGCCTGTTGCCGGCTGACGCCTATGCCGGTGCCGACGACGGCCCCGGCGAGCGTCCGCCCCGCGGCTGGACGGCCAGGTTCCCGCACGCCTTCGACGGCCTGCCGTCCGCGCGTCTGCCGATCCGGTTCGAGGAGAGCCCCTACTCCGACGCGGCACTCGGCGCCATGGCCGCCGACGCGATTCGCGACTTCCAGCTGGGCCAGCGGGGCGTCGTCGACTTCCTGGGCGTCAGCTTCTCCGCCACGGACCTGGTCGGCCACCCGTTCGGCCCCGACAGCCACGAGGTGCAGGACACGCTGGCGCGCCTCGACGCCGTCCTGGCGCACCTGCTGGACACGCTCGACCGGGCGGTGGGGCCCGGCAAGTACGCGGTGGCGCTCTCGGCCGACCACGGCGTGGCCGCCGTGCCCGAGGCGGCGCGGGCTGCCGGGCTCGACGCCGGTCGGGTCCCGCTGGCGTCGGTTCGAGTGGCGGTGGAGGGGGCCCTCGCGCCCCTGGGACCCGGGCCGCACGTCGCGCACGTCGAGTACACCCAGATCTATCTGACGCCGGAGACACGCGCGCGCGCCTCGGCCGCTACGATGGCGCCCGCCCTGAAGGCGCTTCGCGCGCTGCCGGGCGTGGCGGCGGCCGTCTGGAACACCAGCCTGCCCTCGGCGGACGACGGCACGCCCAGGCCGGTGGTGGACGCCGTGGCGGCGGGACACGTGCCCGACCGCAGCGGCGACCTGTCGGTCGTGCCGGCCGAACACTGGATCTTCGTGCCGGGCGCGAGCGCCGCGGGCGGAGACGGCACCACGCACGGGTCGGCCCACGGGTACGATCAGCACGTGCCCCTGATCCTCTACGGCCCGGCCTTCCGGGCCGGCCGCTACGCGGACCGCGCCACACCGGCCGATGCCGCCCCCACGCTGGCGGCCGCCGTCGGCCTCCCGTTCAACGGCGTCGAGGGACGCGTGCGTCGCGAGATGCTCGCCGACCCCGGCGCGGCACCGCGGTAGAATCGGGCTGCCTGCCTCCTCGCCCAGAGGTCCCGTCCCTATGTCACAGCTCTCCCGTCGTTGGCGCACTGGCGCCGGCCTGATGGGCGCCGGCCTGCTGGCGTTCACCATCGCGACGCCCGCGGGCAGGCAGGCGGCCGATCCCGTCGCCCGCCGCCAGGTGCTCGGAGAGGCGGCGCTGCCGGCCATCGATCGCGGGCTGGCCCCGTTTCAGGTGGACGGTGACCCCGCCGAGCGGGCGACCAGGGCGGCCCTGCCGGCCGATGCGGTCGAGGCCCGCGCCGACGTCGAGCGGGGCGAGGTCGTCGTCAAGTTCCGGACCGACGACGCCGCAACGCGCACCGACACGATGCGGGCGGTGGGCGGGCACGGCTTCCGGCGGCCGGCGGGCGCGGACTTCGATCTCATGGCCATCCCCGAGTCGGCCGACCCGGAAGACGTGGCCGCCGCGCTGGCGGCGCGGCCGGACGTGGCCTACGCCCAGCCGCGCTACCGGAATCACGCGATGTTCCGCCCGAACGACACGTTCTACTCGCTGCAGTGGAACTTCCCCGCCATCGACATGGAGCGGGCCTGGGACATCAACCCCGGCGCGACCAGCGACATCGTGGTGGCCGTGCTCGACAGCGGCGTCGCCTTCAAGGACGTGATCGTCCGCTACACGGGCCGCGCCTTCCGGCTCGACACGAATGGGCCCGTCTATCCGGCGCTGGGCCAGATCGACGTGCCGTTCGCCGCGGCCTCCGACCTGGGCGACACGAGCCGGTTCGTGGCGCCGCGGGACTTCATCTGGAACGACCAGCTGCCTTTGGACCTCGACGGGCACGGCACGCACGTCGCCGGCACGATCGGCCAGGCGACCAACAACGGCGCGGGCGCGGCGGGCATGGCGTTCAACGTCCGCATCATGCCGGTCAAGGTGATCTCGGACGTCTGGGACGTGGTGTTCGGGAACGACGTGGGCGGCACCGACGACATCGTGGCGCAGGGCATCCGCTACGCGGCCGACAACGGCGCGAACGTCATCAACCTGAGCATCGGCCGCGAGGCGGGCGGCGCGGCGCCGGTGGTCGAGGACGCCGTGCGCTATGCCGTGTCGCGGGGCGCTTTCGTCGCCATCGCCGCCGGCAACGACGCGGCGGGCCAGAACCGGCCGAACCGCATCGCCGAGTTCGCCACGCGGAT
The DNA window shown above is from Vicinamibacterales bacterium and carries:
- a CDS encoding alkaline phosphatase family protein, giving the protein MWSTAAVLALAAGWPPTAGTQAARPTLLVLVVVDQMRADYLTRYGGRWTGGLRRLLDGGAVQEQTFYPYLNTVTCAGHATLATGSWPRTHGAIMNQWYDRKARAVRSCTADPSVRTIAYGTERVSRGHSAAALQVPTLAERLRRRWLGSRAVTLSVKARSAIMMAGKGATAVTWHDAAGWQTSTAFGRPRRETAAALARLPVDPRHLAPWERLLPADAYAGADDGPGERPPRGWTARFPHAFDGLPSARLPIRFEESPYSDAALGAMAADAIRDFQLGQRGVVDFLGVSFSATDLVGHPFGPDSHEVQDTLARLDAVLAHLLDTLDRAVGPGKYAVALSADHGVAAVPEAARAAGLDAGRVPLASVRVAVEGALAPLGPGPHVAHVEYTQIYLTPETRARASAATMAPALKALRALPGVAAAVWNTSLPSADDGTPRPVVDAVAAGHVPDRSGDLSVVPAEHWIFVPGASAAGGDGTTHGSAHGYDQHVPLILYGPAFRAGRYADRATPADAAPTLAAAVGLPFNGVEGRVRREMLADPGAAPR
- a CDS encoding HD domain-containing protein; its protein translation is MSDAARQLRQADEFVRRLTAAVRASQLYAPNHPLAGRALKALAESAGQMLVDEPTLAVGFIDNEVVVGEIPLVHAGEAFTELLRRVRQVGVERISFDRGVAPEELAVLVETLAHPERAAVTQAGQVPDPLAVLNGLTRIRVGRLTLDDRVDASAADVATIRRLYTDGVSIAGALWEMTQREGMPDPTQAKQLVDSLAQAVAQNRTALMALTALKDYDNYTFTHMVNVSILVMAQARSLGIDGTLLREFGLAALMHDIGKVRTPLEILQKPDRLTDTEFSIMRMHVVDGAEILRRTPEIPALAPVVAFEHHLRIDGSGYPMGVKRAALNLGTMLCSIADVYDAMRSQRAYQSAHATDRILAVLQKSDGLHFDQHLVRRFSQLMGLYPAGNMVRLDTGQVGVVIRTFAPDPRRPRVRVIIDAAGARLARPFDVNLWDVDSETSGPTSIVAPVDPKDFGIDPLTYL
- a CDS encoding S8 family serine peptidase, with the translated sequence MSQLSRRWRTGAGLMGAGLLAFTIATPAGRQAADPVARRQVLGEAALPAIDRGLAPFQVDGDPAERATRAALPADAVEARADVERGEVVVKFRTDDAATRTDTMRAVGGHGFRRPAGADFDLMAIPESADPEDVAAALAARPDVAYAQPRYRNHAMFRPNDTFYSLQWNFPAIDMERAWDINPGATSDIVVAVLDSGVAFKDVIVRYTGRAFRLDTNGPVYPALGQIDVPFAAASDLGDTSRFVAPRDFIWNDQLPLDLDGHGTHVAGTIGQATNNGAGAAGMAFNVRIMPVKVISDVWDVVFGNDVGGTDDIVAQGIRYAADNGANVINLSIGREAGGAAPVVEDAVRYAVSRGAFVAIAAGNDAAGQNRPNRIAEFATRIDGAVAVGAVGRGLNHAFYSTTGSYVEIAAPGGDSREAGSLRDGGILQQMVDQDLAATYTLAPALFRAPRFDVFQYYFVQGTSMATPHVSGFAALLRQQGITNPAAIEAAMKQFATDRGPAGADDQYGAGLINPRATLRGLGLAR